GCTCAGCGATCGAGGAAGACGAACCCGAAAAAGTACACGGAGAGGGCAATGAGGAGCCCACTTGCAATTCCAGAGAGGAAGTCAGGACCCACAGAGAGTCCAACGCCGAGTATTACGATCGCGCCGAGTTCGAGTCCGAGCGTATCGCAGCATCCGTCTCGACGTGACTGATGATTTTCTGTGACTCACGATCTTTAGTTGGCTGGCTGTCAATTCACAGGATCACAAAGGAATACTTCGGTCGTTAACCCGGTGGTGACCTTCATCTTAATGGAGTAAGTGAATTTACGGAGCAACCGACATGAGCACGTGGCGGCCTCTGACAGGTTATTGTCCTCCAAATATCTATTTTATTGAGTCATCAAATTATTTTAGATAGCGGACAAGGGACTTGTTCCCCCCGAAAATCAACCGTTAGAAGCCTCCGGGTTTTGCTTCGACTCCACCTGATCTCCAACCGTGGTATTAACCTCACGGGAGGCGTGTCGTTGATAAGATGCGTCCGTTCACGCCGGTCTTTGAGGTGAGTCCGTAACATGCCGGAGACGGTCCGGGAGTTCGATCCGCTGAAAGAGGAGATCATGGACGCGACGTACCGGGCGCTGGTCACCCACGGGTACGGCGACCTCACGGTACAATCGATCGCCGACGAGTTCGACAAGAGCAAGTCTCTCCTCTACTACCACTATGAGGACAAGGAGGATCTGCTTGCGGAATTCCTCGAGTATGCGCTCCAACGGTTCCGCCGCGACGTCGAGATTGAAGTGGACGAACCGGAGGCCCAACTCCACACACTAGTGGACAGACTCGTTCCCGCAGACCTGGAGGAGGACTCCTATCAGGTTCAGATCGCGTTGCTCGAACTCCGGAGCGAAGCACCACACAACGAGCGGGTCAGAGAGCAGTACACGCGGGTTGACCGCAGCCTCCAAGACGTTATCGTGGGAATCCTCCGCCGCGGGATCGACGAGGGAGTCTTCGTCGATGTCAACCCGGAAGCGGAGGCTGAGATCCTCGTATCGCTGTTATTCGGGATCCGCACTCGACGCCTGACGACGGACGAGGAGCTCTCGGTCGCGGACACGCGTGACGCGCTTGAGATGCACCTTGATCGACTGAAGGCGGACGGCGGAAACTAACCGGCAACGCGAAGAGAGTACTCCGTCGCAGCGACGGATGGACTGCTCTCCCTGATAGGCGCTAAGGTACGACAGCGTGAACATGACGCTGACACCGACGATGACTGGCGTCTTGCCTCGCGAAAGAGTGAACGAGCCTGTATAGTCCCTCGGAAAGAGGAATCTTTTCCGGAGCCAATACTCGGTCGATCTTGCCGGAGAATCCAGCCATCTTTATATATTGACGGTACGTTCAGCAATGCAGTTCCCCGAGCCATCACACCCAGAATGGACCACCGTAATGAGACATCACTCGCCGAGGAGATCCGTGTCTGTACGCGACAGTTCCGCCCGAAGACGCGGGAGATCTGGGAGCGCTACGCACCCGAGGAGTACTGGTACGGTGAGCTGTTCGTCCGTACACATCAATCACTGACTGGCAAAGGTGACCTACCTATTTCGACTGCAGTCGGCGTCGAACTATTCTGCGCATACGGACTCGTTCGGGAACTTCCGCCTGATGGACCTGATAACGGTGTACCAGAGTGCGACTCGGAAACGTTGCTTGCCGGCGATCGGTTCCTCTCGACGTCGTTCGAGCGGATCAGCAGCGAACACGGCGAAGCAGAGCCCCTCCAACAGGCTATCGGGACGGTCTCGAATGCCACCCGGAGGCTCAGTGACCGGCTCGCATCTGACGGCGGCTTCGGGACGACAGGGCCCGAAGGTACCGAGGAATCCGCACCGGTGGTGACAGGGGCCGTCACGGGACAGTTAGCGGTTAACCTCGCCCGTATCCTGAGCGGGACGGAGTATGAAGCCGACGCGACCGCACTCACGAGGGCCGGGTCGTCAATTGGTATCGCGGTCGTTCGGCTGGGTCACAGCTCGCCGGATAGTCGGATTGTCATGGACACGGACGACGGCGGCCATCCGTCGGATAAATCGCTCGAGACTTCAATCAGAGAGCGTATTGAGGCCGCACGGCGACAGTTCGGCTCTGCGTATGAGACGGTTCCTCCCTCGTTAGCGACGTACCTTGATCGGATCGCATCGAAAGCAAACGCCCTCCCCGAGTGAGCGCAAGCTTCCCGGCGTCACCTATAACAAGCATGATCGAGACCGCGGTCTCGATGAGCCTCTAGGGGGAAATCCTTTGACATCACCCGTAAAAAGACCACGTATGTGGTCCCTCCCCACGAAGCCCCTCCATCGCGCGTGTACTCGATACGGCCCCGGGCGACTTCCCGGCGCGGATCTCCCGGATATCGGTGCGGGTTATGCGGCAGCAAGTGCTGCCCTCGGCGCATCGATACTATTCGCTATCGGTGCTATCGTTGGCGAAACCGTCGGGGTGCTGTCGTCTAACGACGGGGTCGTGTGGTTCGCGTTCGCCGGGCTCGCCGTCCCGGTAGTGGTCCCGACCGCGTTCGTGGTCGGTGTCGTCGTTTGGAGACTCCTACCGTCTGAGCACCCGTTTTTCGGCCCAGTGGC
The Halalkaliarchaeum desulfuricum DNA segment above includes these coding regions:
- a CDS encoding TetR/AcrR family transcriptional regulator produces the protein MPETVREFDPLKEEIMDATYRALVTHGYGDLTVQSIADEFDKSKSLLYYHYEDKEDLLAEFLEYALQRFRRDVEIEVDEPEAQLHTLVDRLVPADLEEDSYQVQIALLELRSEAPHNERVREQYTRVDRSLQDVIVGILRRGIDEGVFVDVNPEAEAEILVSLLFGIRTRRLTTDEELSVADTRDALEMHLDRLKADGGN
- a CDS encoding YccS family putative transporter, whose protein sequence is MWSLPTKPLHRACTRYGPGRLPGADLPDIGAGYAAASAALGASILFAIGAIVGETVGVLSSNDGVVWFAFAGLAVPVVVPTAFVVGVVVWRLLPSEHPFFGPVAGLLGTLGTYVASLLVVALILTVSAALGLSGAEPASAAAFSFGVVYLAFAVSWWVTFPVGAVSGSVYTAAVRGSE